One window of the Granulicella arctica genome contains the following:
- a CDS encoding VOC family protein, translating to MSALQASPRISPFLWFDQNAEEAVAFYTGIFPNSRQLTGFRSPVQTSVPEGKILVIDFELNGQKFTAMNGGPEFKFTKAISFVVTCEDQHEIDHYWAKLSQGGKEIQCGWLEDRFGLAWQIVPSRLGDLLKHPNAMLAMMQMVKLNIAELEQAGQS from the coding sequence ATGAGCGCCCTCCAAGCCTCCCCGCGCATCAGTCCATTCCTCTGGTTCGACCAGAACGCCGAAGAAGCCGTAGCCTTCTACACCGGCATCTTCCCCAACTCTCGCCAGCTCACAGGCTTTCGTTCCCCCGTGCAAACCAGCGTTCCCGAGGGCAAGATCCTCGTCATCGACTTTGAGCTAAATGGCCAGAAATTCACAGCCATGAACGGCGGCCCGGAGTTCAAGTTCACCAAGGCTATCTCCTTCGTCGTCACCTGCGAAGACCAGCACGAGATCGATCACTATTGGGCCAAACTCTCCCAGGGCGGTAAAGAGATCCAGTGCGGCTGGCTCGAGGACCGCTTCGGCCTTGCCTGGCAGATTGTCCCCTCCCGCTTGGGTGACCTCCTCAAACACCCCAACGCCATGCTGGCCATGATGCAGATGGTCAAACTCAACATCGCCGAACTGGAACAGGCAGGCCAGTCCTGA
- the pyrR gene encoding bifunctional pyr operon transcriptional regulator/uracil phosphoribosyltransferase PyrR yields MTESLQTPKLRHKGRLMSASEIERTLVRLAHEIVEKNDGSANLGLVGIKRRGIPLAQRLASLIGKIEKHPVDTGILDISFYRDDLSTAGPRPTVTPGEIGFDIAGRDIVLCDDVLYTGRTIRAALDALFSHGRPKSVQLLVLIDRGHRELPIQATFTGRTIPTSRREIIEVKLNEIDSDEQVLLVELAD; encoded by the coding sequence ATGACTGAGTCTCTCCAGACCCCGAAACTTCGCCACAAAGGCCGTCTCATGTCGGCCTCCGAGATCGAACGCACCCTCGTCCGCCTTGCCCACGAGATCGTCGAGAAAAATGATGGGAGCGCCAACCTCGGCCTCGTTGGCATCAAGCGTCGCGGGATTCCGCTTGCTCAACGCCTCGCCTCCTTGATCGGCAAGATCGAAAAGCACCCCGTCGACACCGGCATTCTCGACATCAGCTTCTACCGCGACGATCTCTCGACCGCCGGCCCCCGCCCCACCGTAACCCCAGGCGAGATCGGCTTCGACATCGCCGGTCGCGACATCGTCCTCTGCGACGACGTCCTCTACACCGGACGCACCATTCGCGCCGCCCTCGACGCGCTCTTCAGCCACGGCCGCCCCAAGAGCGTCCAACTCCTCGTGCTCATCGACCGCGGCCACCGCGAACTCCCTATTCAGGCCACCTTCACAGGCCGCACCATCCCCACCTCCCGCCGCGAGATCATCGAGGTCAAGCTCAACGAGATCGACAGCGACGAACAAGTCCTTCTCGTAGAACTGGCAGACTAG
- a CDS encoding DMT family transporter: protein MHQSAVTLVLLSALLHATWNAQLKGSSNRSQFMANMSTCMGVLALICIPFVPFPVGSAWMCIALSAVLHVVYNLLLLQNYRLSDFSSAYPIARGISPLMVTYGAFVFMHQRPTLFAIGGVAMISSGIVFLSTGKDRAGTRATLSALATGAVIAAYTVTDGMGIQRSQNTLSYTAWVFASYLLMPVVLLLLRVPVKVVTIENLPRAAGAGAFSLAAYTLVLWATHYVDVGIVSALRETSVLWAIVLGRLFLGEAFTWRRVVSASIICLGIAALVS, encoded by the coding sequence ATGCATCAGTCCGCTGTAACTCTCGTCCTTCTGTCCGCCCTCCTTCATGCGACCTGGAATGCCCAGCTCAAGGGCAGCAGTAACCGCTCGCAGTTTATGGCGAACATGTCCACCTGCATGGGCGTACTGGCGCTGATCTGTATTCCCTTCGTGCCTTTTCCAGTTGGATCAGCCTGGATGTGCATCGCCCTATCCGCCGTCCTTCACGTCGTGTACAACCTTCTCCTGCTGCAGAACTATCGCCTCAGCGACTTCAGCAGCGCTTATCCCATCGCTCGCGGCATCTCGCCCCTGATGGTCACCTACGGCGCCTTCGTTTTCATGCATCAGAGGCCCACCCTCTTCGCAATCGGTGGCGTTGCGATGATCTCCTCCGGCATCGTCTTTCTCTCAACCGGGAAAGACAGGGCGGGCACGCGTGCCACTCTCTCGGCCCTTGCTACCGGAGCAGTGATCGCTGCCTATACCGTTACAGACGGCATGGGCATTCAGCGTTCGCAGAACACCCTCTCCTACACGGCATGGGTCTTTGCCAGTTATCTCCTGATGCCTGTTGTTCTGCTCCTGCTGCGGGTTCCCGTCAAGGTTGTCACAATCGAGAATCTACCGCGTGCTGCGGGAGCGGGAGCGTTCTCACTGGCTGCCTACACACTTGTCTTATGGGCCACCCACTATGTCGATGTGGGGATTGTTTCCGCGTTGCGCGAGACGAGCGTTCTCTGGGCGATCGTACTTGGACGGCTCTTCCTCGGAGAGGCTTTCACGTGGCGCAGAGTCGTTTCGGCGTCCATTATCTGCCTGGGGATTGCCGCTTTAGTTTCCTGA
- a CDS encoding glycine C-acetyltransferase → MTTATATRPQLAHLTAQIDDFKARGTFFKLRVLEDEQAPVCTYDGKRVINLASNNYLGLCNHPKLREAAIAATVKYGVGSGAVRTIAGTMRIHMELEEKIAAFKNVEACVVFQSGFTANAGTVSSILGKDDFILSDELNHASIIDGARLSKAKIKVFRHKDVAHAEELLKEIENEPGRKLIITDGVFSMDGDIGPVGELATLAEKYGAIMMVDDAHASGVLGRNGRGSVDHFGAHGKVDIQVGTLSKAIASLGGYVCGSRDLIDYLYHRARPFLFSTSHPPSVAATCIAAFDLLESEPERIERLWSNTWYFKEQLTNAGFDVGGVTTPKSETPITPIILGDGRKTMDFSKALFDAGVMATGIAFPTVPEGRARVRTIMTSEHTRAEIDQALETIVSVAKTTGVLA, encoded by the coding sequence ATGACTACTGCGACCGCTACGCGCCCCCAGCTTGCCCATTTGACTGCACAGATTGATGACTTCAAAGCTCGCGGAACCTTCTTCAAACTGCGGGTGCTGGAGGATGAGCAGGCTCCGGTTTGCACCTATGATGGCAAGCGGGTTATTAACCTCGCCTCTAATAACTACCTGGGCCTGTGCAATCATCCAAAGCTGCGCGAGGCGGCGATTGCGGCGACGGTGAAGTACGGTGTCGGCTCGGGTGCGGTGCGGACAATTGCGGGCACGATGCGCATCCACATGGAGCTTGAGGAGAAGATTGCGGCGTTCAAAAACGTTGAGGCCTGCGTGGTCTTTCAGTCAGGGTTTACGGCAAATGCGGGAACAGTCTCTTCGATTCTTGGTAAGGATGACTTCATCCTGTCGGATGAGTTGAATCATGCTTCGATCATTGACGGAGCGCGGCTTTCGAAGGCCAAGATCAAGGTCTTCCGGCACAAGGACGTTGCGCACGCCGAAGAGTTGTTGAAAGAGATCGAGAACGAGCCAGGCCGGAAGCTGATCATCACGGACGGCGTGTTTTCGATGGACGGCGACATCGGTCCGGTTGGCGAACTGGCGACGCTGGCGGAGAAGTATGGCGCGATCATGATGGTCGACGATGCGCATGCGAGCGGCGTGCTGGGGCGTAACGGGCGCGGGTCGGTCGACCACTTCGGGGCGCATGGCAAGGTCGATATCCAGGTAGGCACGTTGTCGAAGGCAATTGCTTCGCTGGGCGGCTATGTGTGTGGAAGCCGCGATTTGATTGACTATCTCTACCATCGAGCGCGGCCGTTCCTGTTCTCGACCTCGCATCCGCCGAGTGTCGCTGCGACGTGCATTGCCGCATTCGATCTGCTCGAGAGTGAGCCGGAGCGGATCGAGCGGTTGTGGTCGAACACGTGGTACTTCAAGGAGCAGCTTACGAACGCGGGCTTTGATGTTGGCGGAGTGACGACGCCGAAGAGCGAGACGCCGATTACGCCGATCATCCTGGGCGATGGGCGAAAGACGATGGACTTTTCGAAGGCGCTGTTTGACGCGGGCGTGATGGCCACGGGGATTGCGTTTCCGACGGTGCCAGAGGGCAGGGCTCGCGTGCGAACGATCATGACGAGCGAGCATACGCGGGCCGAGATCGATCAGGCTCTTGAGACGATCGTGAGTGTAGCGAAGACAACGGGCGTGCTGGCGTAA
- a CDS encoding MerR family transcriptional regulator: MAQHGTTRRTAPGSRGETSAIPDKLYFRIGEVAALCEVATYVLRFWESEFPQLKPNKGGTGQRLYRRRDVEMALRIKTLLYDEGFTIPGARQTLKTEQRHKEPQLSLAILESESTPSVSRKGLLRLQKDMKELLSMLSVPASKGALQSIRAPRTQRPELSDLSSSDDLFS, translated from the coding sequence ATGGCGCAGCATGGGACGACACGGCGGACCGCTCCTGGATCCAGGGGAGAGACGTCTGCGATTCCAGATAAGTTGTACTTCCGGATCGGGGAGGTTGCAGCTCTGTGTGAAGTTGCGACCTATGTCCTGAGGTTCTGGGAGAGCGAGTTTCCCCAGCTTAAGCCGAACAAGGGCGGGACTGGTCAGAGGCTGTATCGGCGAAGAGATGTTGAGATGGCATTACGTATCAAGACTCTGCTGTACGACGAGGGCTTTACCATCCCCGGCGCACGACAGACACTGAAGACGGAACAACGACATAAGGAGCCGCAACTCTCCTTAGCGATCCTGGAGAGCGAGTCGACTCCGAGTGTTAGCCGTAAAGGTTTGCTGCGACTGCAGAAGGATATGAAGGAGCTGTTGAGCATGCTCTCAGTGCCGGCTTCGAAGGGTGCGCTGCAATCGATTCGGGCACCACGAACGCAGCGTCCCGAGTTGAGCGATTTATCAAGCTCCGACGATTTGTTCTCTTAG
- a CDS encoding dihydroorotase, whose amino-acid sequence MTPDLLIRNAHALDPATGLDSPRDILIHHGRIAAIELPGILPAGPEELDATGLTLAPGFIDIHVHLREPGQTYKETIATGTRAAAAGGFTTVVAMPNTLPVNDSVASLHWMLSPARNAAVNLCAMPAATLGSLGETLSDYEALANAGAVGFTDDGKPVLDSDIMWAALVASARLGLPISQHAEDTRLTGGCSMNFGPVAFRLGLRGMTIEAESNIVERDIQLLRDIEKVEGLRPHLHVQHVSTAKALAAIRLAKQQGLHVTCEAAPHHFTLTDEALEHFDTNAKMNPPLRAESDRQAVIAAILDGTVDCIATDHAPHAAYEKEVEFERAPNGITGLETALGLALRILHRDHGLPLAKIVTLMSTNPAQLIKLHDRGNLKPGSHADLVLFAPAAAWTYSAEVSLSKSKNSPFDGAPMLGQIHTTLSEGRIVHRAS is encoded by the coding sequence ATGACCCCAGACCTCCTCATCCGCAACGCCCACGCCCTCGACCCCGCCACCGGCCTCGATAGTCCGCGCGACATCCTCATCCATCACGGCCGCATCGCCGCAATCGAACTCCCCGGCATCCTCCCCGCAGGCCCTGAAGAACTGGACGCCACCGGCCTTACGCTCGCCCCCGGCTTCATCGACATCCACGTCCACCTCCGCGAGCCCGGCCAGACCTATAAAGAGACCATCGCCACCGGTACCCGCGCCGCCGCCGCCGGAGGCTTCACCACCGTCGTCGCCATGCCCAACACCCTCCCGGTCAACGACTCCGTAGCCTCCCTCCACTGGATGCTCTCCCCGGCCCGCAACGCCGCCGTCAACCTCTGCGCCATGCCCGCCGCCACCCTTGGCTCGCTGGGCGAAACCCTCTCCGACTACGAAGCCCTGGCCAACGCCGGAGCCGTAGGCTTCACCGACGACGGCAAGCCCGTCCTCGACAGCGACATCATGTGGGCTGCACTCGTAGCCTCCGCCCGCCTCGGCCTCCCCATCTCCCAGCACGCCGAAGACACCCGCCTTACCGGTGGATGCAGCATGAACTTCGGCCCCGTAGCCTTCCGCCTCGGCCTCCGCGGTATGACCATCGAAGCCGAATCGAACATCGTCGAGCGCGACATCCAGCTCCTCCGCGACATCGAAAAGGTCGAAGGCCTGCGCCCCCACCTCCACGTCCAGCACGTCTCGACGGCCAAAGCACTAGCCGCCATCCGCCTCGCCAAACAGCAGGGCCTCCACGTCACCTGCGAAGCCGCCCCACACCACTTCACCCTCACCGACGAGGCCCTTGAGCACTTCGACACCAACGCCAAGATGAATCCCCCCCTCCGCGCCGAGTCCGACCGTCAGGCAGTCATCGCCGCCATCCTCGACGGCACCGTGGACTGCATCGCCACCGACCACGCCCCCCACGCCGCCTATGAAAAAGAGGTCGAGTTCGAGCGCGCCCCCAACGGCATCACCGGCCTCGAAACCGCACTTGGTCTCGCCCTGCGCATTCTCCACCGCGACCACGGCCTGCCCCTTGCGAAGATCGTAACCCTGATGAGCACAAACCCAGCGCAGCTCATCAAGCTTCACGATCGCGGCAACCTCAAGCCCGGCAGCCACGCCGACCTCGTCCTCTTCGCCCCCGCCGCCGCGTGGACCTACAGCGCCGAAGTCAGCCTCTCCAAATCCAAAAACTCCCCCTTCGACGGCGCCCCCATGCTCGGCCAGATCCACACCACCCTCAGCGAAGGTCGCATCGTCCACCGCGCCTCTTAA
- the iscX gene encoding Fe-S cluster assembly protein IscX: MPREIDWTDTEEIGIQLQEKYPDLDPYTVRFTDLHRYVTEIPGFIGDRAKSNEGLLEAIQTAWHEEYEDAK; this comes from the coding sequence ATGCCCCGCGAAATCGATTGGACAGACACCGAAGAGATTGGCATTCAGCTACAGGAGAAGTACCCGGACCTCGATCCCTATACCGTCCGCTTCACCGATCTGCATCGCTACGTCACCGAGATTCCGGGCTTCATCGGCGACCGAGCCAAATCAAACGAAGGTCTCCTCGAAGCCATCCAGACCGCCTGGCACGAGGAATACGAGGACGCCAAGTAG
- a CDS encoding aspartate carbamoyltransferase catalytic subunit codes for MNLGSLLTVNGLPIAEVAHLLALTTQIEKMHPGERAKLLQGRRIALLFYESSTRTRTSFELAAKSLGATTTLVSDKSSSIEKGESLKDTGLTLRALGAECIILRHPASGAPELLERTCNLPVLNAGDGMHQHPSQALLDLRTILTRLNLDAATAHAKSLDGVTIVITGDIRHSRVARSNAMLLPRLGARVILCGPPELLPQHAIEGLATDPAATGWIEIIRDFDLALTLAHAAPHGCVAMMLRIQRERLAGLELDLADYIAHYQLTTERLATHAPNALVMHPGPMIRGLEIAGEVADCPNSAIEQQVTHGLAIRTALLVRALGATP; via the coding sequence ATGAACCTCGGCTCCCTCCTCACCGTCAACGGTCTCCCCATAGCCGAAGTAGCTCACCTCCTCGCCCTCACCACGCAGATCGAGAAGATGCACCCGGGCGAGCGAGCAAAGCTTCTGCAGGGCCGCCGCATCGCTCTCCTTTTCTACGAGTCCAGCACCCGCACCCGCACCTCCTTCGAACTCGCCGCCAAATCGCTCGGGGCCACCACCACTCTCGTCAGCGACAAGTCCTCCTCGATCGAAAAAGGTGAGTCCCTCAAGGACACCGGCCTCACCCTCCGCGCCCTCGGAGCCGAGTGCATCATCCTCCGGCACCCCGCCTCCGGCGCACCGGAGCTCCTCGAACGCACCTGCAACCTCCCCGTCCTCAACGCCGGCGACGGCATGCACCAGCACCCGTCCCAGGCTCTGCTGGACCTCCGCACCATCCTCACCCGCCTCAACCTCGATGCCGCAACCGCACACGCAAAGTCCTTGGACGGCGTCACCATCGTCATCACCGGCGACATTCGCCACTCCCGCGTAGCCCGCTCGAACGCCATGCTGCTCCCCCGGCTTGGAGCCCGCGTCATCCTCTGCGGCCCTCCGGAACTCCTCCCGCAGCACGCCATCGAAGGTCTCGCCACCGACCCCGCAGCCACTGGCTGGATCGAGATCATCCGCGACTTCGACCTCGCGCTTACGCTCGCCCACGCCGCCCCGCATGGTTGTGTCGCCATGATGCTCCGCATCCAGCGCGAACGCCTCGCCGGCCTCGAACTCGACCTCGCCGACTACATCGCCCACTACCAACTCACGACGGAGCGCCTCGCCACCCACGCCCCCAACGCCCTCGTCATGCACCCTGGCCCCATGATCCGCGGCCTCGAGATCGCCGGTGAAGTAGCCGACTGCCCCAATTCCGCCATCGAGCAACAGGTCACCCATGGCCTGGCCATCCGCACCGCCCTACTCGTCCGCGCCTTAGGTGCCACCCCATGA
- the murJ gene encoding murein biosynthesis integral membrane protein MurJ: protein MAEHPTSDLTKHVQRRGMFAMLRPSATHTAFSATLLLMASTIASGVLGLVRTKYIAHLFGAGPVTDAYYAAFQLPDMINYFLVGGVASISLVTILNRYRQADDEAGGDRALSVVLNGMLVVLGIGVLIGEIFAPLYTRIAFHQFGPEAAALCTSLTRMLLPAQLFWFAGGVLGSKLLVRKIFLYQAVTPVLYNVGIIAGAVFFSARFGVYSLAIGVVAGAFVGSLLINGFGAYRNGMRYQAVFNLRDPAFVEWLRMSLPLMIGVSLTMADKWILAYFASGDAGGISRMSVAKTLFNAPMGILGQAAGAASLPFFAALFSQGRLTDFADAVNRSASRVIAVSLLATGWMIALASPIVDLIRGGSFSQKDAAETASYFIIFAVSIALWAAQGFYSRAFYAAGNTRVPAITGWVVTVVSIPIYSVLFHRMGMVGLAIASDIGILLLTLTMALQLDRRGLVPVSGLEGWELARATLAAVAGYGGAAACVRYLHLPHGHTGDVLMIGAGTLCWGALCFGVLTATGSKLPRQILRRKS, encoded by the coding sequence TTGGCCGAGCACCCAACCTCCGATCTGACGAAGCATGTGCAACGACGCGGCATGTTTGCGATGCTGCGACCTTCGGCCACACATACGGCCTTTTCGGCGACGCTGCTGCTGATGGCGTCCACGATCGCTTCGGGTGTTCTCGGGCTGGTGCGGACGAAGTACATTGCGCATCTCTTCGGAGCGGGGCCGGTAACGGATGCCTACTATGCGGCGTTCCAACTGCCGGACATGATCAATTATTTCCTGGTTGGTGGGGTGGCTTCAATCTCGCTGGTGACGATCCTGAATCGCTACCGGCAGGCTGATGATGAGGCTGGGGGCGATCGCGCGCTATCCGTCGTGCTGAACGGGATGCTGGTCGTACTGGGAATCGGCGTGCTGATTGGCGAGATTTTTGCGCCGTTGTATACGCGGATTGCGTTCCACCAGTTTGGCCCGGAGGCGGCGGCGTTATGTACCTCGCTGACGCGGATGCTGTTGCCGGCGCAGCTCTTCTGGTTCGCTGGTGGTGTGCTCGGATCGAAGCTGCTGGTGCGCAAGATCTTTCTCTACCAGGCCGTCACGCCCGTTCTTTATAACGTCGGCATTATTGCCGGAGCGGTCTTCTTCTCGGCTCGCTTTGGGGTCTACTCGCTGGCGATTGGTGTAGTCGCGGGAGCGTTTGTTGGCTCGCTGCTGATCAACGGTTTTGGGGCGTATCGCAATGGGATGCGGTACCAGGCAGTCTTCAACCTGCGTGATCCGGCGTTTGTGGAGTGGCTACGCATGTCGCTGCCGCTGATGATCGGCGTCTCCCTGACGATGGCGGACAAGTGGATCCTTGCTTACTTTGCCTCGGGCGACGCAGGCGGCATCTCGCGGATGAGCGTGGCGAAGACACTCTTCAACGCGCCGATGGGCATTCTCGGACAGGCTGCAGGCGCGGCGTCACTTCCCTTCTTTGCGGCGCTCTTCAGCCAGGGGCGATTGACTGATTTCGCTGATGCCGTAAACCGATCCGCCTCGCGGGTCATCGCAGTCTCGCTGCTGGCGACCGGATGGATGATTGCGCTTGCCTCACCCATTGTGGATCTGATTCGCGGTGGTTCGTTCAGTCAAAAGGACGCTGCCGAGACGGCGAGCTACTTCATTATCTTTGCGGTGTCGATTGCGCTGTGGGCGGCGCAGGGATTCTACTCGCGAGCGTTTTATGCGGCAGGCAACACACGGGTTCCGGCGATTACGGGGTGGGTGGTGACGGTCGTTTCGATCCCGATCTACAGCGTGCTGTTCCACCGCATGGGCATGGTGGGACTAGCGATTGCGTCGGATATTGGCATTCTGCTGCTGACGCTGACCATGGCTCTGCAGCTTGACCGGCGCGGACTCGTTCCTGTCTCCGGGTTGGAAGGCTGGGAGTTGGCGAGAGCAACTCTCGCTGCGGTCGCAGGATACGGTGGCGCTGCTGCCTGCGTGCGCTACCTGCATCTCCCGCATGGCCACACGGGAGATGTGTTGATGATCGGAGCCGGGACGCTCTGCTGGGGCGCGCTCTGCTTTGGTGTCCTGACGGCTACTGGCTCGAAGCTGCCGAGGCAGATCCTGCGTCGAAAAAGCTAA
- a CDS encoding peroxiredoxin family protein, producing MLVAQPDRKPAHNFDLAAADGKIVQVAEYRGKVVLLNFWATKCGGCILEIPSFMELQKAYEKSGFTAVGISADIPYEGLKSPDEAWGLVRPFMASHKLNYPILMGDGAVVDAYGFPSYPATYLLDRSGKIAATYVGVVSKDDVEVNIKKLLAER from the coding sequence ATGCTTGTCGCTCAACCTGATCGTAAGCCTGCACATAATTTCGATCTTGCTGCCGCCGATGGCAAGATCGTTCAAGTAGCGGAGTACCGGGGGAAGGTTGTCCTTTTGAACTTCTGGGCGACGAAATGCGGAGGTTGCATCCTTGAGATACCTTCCTTCATGGAGCTCCAAAAGGCATATGAAAAGAGCGGTTTTACCGCTGTTGGCATCTCTGCAGATATCCCTTATGAAGGATTGAAGAGCCCCGATGAAGCCTGGGGACTCGTGCGGCCCTTTATGGCCAGCCATAAACTCAACTATCCCATTCTGATGGGAGATGGCGCAGTGGTCGACGCTTACGGATTCCCGTCTTATCCCGCGACTTATTTGCTTGATCGCTCCGGGAAGATCGCTGCGACCTATGTTGGGGTCGTTAGTAAGGATGATGTTGAAGTAAACATCAAGAAACTTCTGGCCGAGCGTTGA
- a CDS encoding aldo/keto reductase, translating into MTRYSRRSFLKTSIAAGAVLGVTGTQPLFAEPQTATDWVELGHSGVKVTRLAFGTGSVGGQVQRNLGQAEFTRQVRYAYDHGIRFFETAESYDDMHRRLGIALEGLPRDSYRIMSKVTTRDGVDPQAKIDELRKLARTEYFDILLLHWQHTGTWPVESLRWQDGIAEAQHRGAVVKRGASVHGLPALRQVPGNKWLDVAMIRVNHNGTHMDAEEHDAPVLGNVPEVVSHVRQVRKEGMGVISMKLVGEGVFNHQDRQAAMRFAFRTAGVQSVTVGYKTTGEIDEAINNLNLALA; encoded by the coding sequence ATGACTCGCTACTCCCGCCGAAGCTTCCTTAAGACCAGCATCGCCGCAGGCGCCGTTCTCGGCGTCACCGGCACGCAGCCACTCTTCGCCGAACCCCAAACCGCCACCGACTGGGTAGAACTCGGCCACTCCGGCGTCAAGGTTACGCGGCTCGCCTTCGGCACTGGCAGCGTGGGCGGCCAGGTCCAGCGCAACCTCGGACAGGCGGAGTTCACCCGCCAGGTCCGCTACGCCTACGATCACGGCATCCGCTTCTTCGAGACAGCCGAGTCCTACGACGACATGCACCGCCGCCTGGGCATCGCCCTCGAAGGTCTCCCGCGCGACAGCTACCGAATCATGTCGAAGGTCACCACCCGCGACGGTGTCGACCCGCAGGCCAAGATCGACGAGCTCCGCAAACTCGCCCGCACCGAGTACTTCGACATCCTCCTGCTCCACTGGCAGCACACCGGCACCTGGCCTGTGGAAAGCCTTCGTTGGCAGGATGGCATCGCCGAAGCGCAGCACCGTGGCGCGGTCGTCAAGCGTGGCGCCTCCGTCCACGGCCTGCCTGCCCTCAGACAGGTTCCCGGCAACAAATGGCTCGACGTCGCCATGATCCGCGTCAACCACAACGGCACCCACATGGACGCCGAAGAGCACGACGCCCCCGTCCTCGGCAACGTCCCCGAGGTCGTCTCCCACGTCCGGCAGGTCCGCAAAGAGGGCATGGGCGTCATCAGCATGAAGCTCGTCGGCGAGGGCGTCTTCAATCACCAGGATCGCCAGGCCGCCATGCGCTTCGCCTTCCGTACCGCAGGCGTCCAAAGCGTCACGGTGGGCTATAAAACCACAGGCGAGATCGACGAAGCCATCAACAACCTGAACCTCGCCCTCGCCTAG